The DNA segment tgGTAATGTTGAATTAAATCCAGACCCGGGTAGCGAATCTGACTATAACTGTCTTATCGATTTATAGTCAAAACATAAGGAGCATAAGACATAAATTAAATTACATAAAAAGCAACTGGCTTGATACTGATGTTTTATGTTTAACTGAAATGTCATCtagaagaaaatgtaaacaatgacaaTATCAGTCTAGATTTTTATTCAACAATATATCGTAAAGATGTCACATGTCACTCTGGAGGTCTGTTTGTGTATATATCAGACAATCTTATTTCAAACCTGAAACTATGCTGCAAGATTCACCATGGGTATACTTAAAAACCAAACACACAAAATATGATcttatttgtaatttatacagACAACCTCATGCAACTGTAGATTTCTGGATATATTCAAACAATTGCTTAGAAAAAGCTCTTAATATATGTGATAGATTAATAATAGTAGGAGATATAAATGAGAACCAGCtgatcaacaacaacaataaatttaaagatattcttCTAATTAATGATTTACAGAACATAATTAAAGGAATTTCAAACCACTCATCGGCCCTAATTGATCCTATtgctttcttgcataccagactgggatttctggtgatttcactggtgctggaaaactctcgtgctgtaaatgacgtataacgaactacatctgcacagtagatttgtgtagtaataataatgttttacgtaaaacagaaaaaaaaattctctttgttccttataacatatttctcgattcaaaaaaacgtcattttacggGAAAAACATAACGCTTTACTGCAGACgataaaacaaaatcggaactattacgttgtttccGTCTTTGtcacgtcatgacgtacttcctgtttacggacgtaaagttcccgcgctttgttaatatgCTACCTTAAGAAATAAGTGctgtaagaaaatcatttgtctgaatttatttttactattaattGTTGAATATGgtttgcaagaaaaagattcaatcactggtggtaggtgcagatggaatatccggctctcgggtaactgtttaagcggtaactcggcaagggCCTCGTTACTGccataaacagttaccctcgagccggatatttccatctgcacctaccaccagtgaaagaatcttataatctctAATACTATTGAAGTTTACAACTCTGGTGTTTTTTAAGTTCAGTGTCCATTTTGGAACTTAcgcatacatacatgtaaaataccTTAACAATATTGAATATACCCAAAGCGTATAAACGAGAGGTTTGGAACTATAATCGCCGTAAGTTTGGTGAATCAAAATAATGACTGGTcttttttaaattcagatttgaaAGATTTGACATGTGaatcttttacagacgtttttaCCAAATTACCTAAACAAGGTATTCCGACCTCTTTTGTTACAATTATACCGTATGATAGACATGGTACTCTGGAATTCGCCGAGCTTCAAGAAAACGCGATCGTCTAAAGAAAAAGGCTATACAGACTAAAATGCATGTGACTGAAATTCTTTTAAGCGCATTAGAAACAAGGTAAACAATCTAAAGCAAAATGCAAaggaacatttttataacaatttaaacttttctttggaagaaacaaaatacaaatgtagacCAGTCCGAAATTTTATTGGAAAACAGTAAACATGCTGACTAAAAATAATAGTAGTGCTAGTAACAATAACGTACAATGTACCACCGTTAGTTGTCGAGAATAATGGAGATGATATTTACTATACCACTGATAACGAAAAGGCAATCTGTTTAACGAAATTTTTGCCTCTGTGTCAAGATGCACAATTGctaaatgttatgtttaaaacaatCTACCTATAACTGAAAGTAAAATTGCTGACATTATATCATCATTATTAAGAAATAAAGCTGTATGTTCGGATCAAATCAGTcatatgttactttaaaaaaagtttaacaaTTGTAAAACCTCTTTGTATCATATTTAACAGATCTGTTCATGAAGATATTTATTCTAGTTCCTGGTAATTTTCTAACGTAATGCCCCTTTtcaaaaaaggaattaaaaatgattcatcGAATTATTGACCTATTATAATTCTTAATAAGTTGAGTAAATCTTACTTCAGATGGCATTTTTGGTAATGCTCGGATTTAAGTATACAAGTGGTCGTAAGGaccaaacatgaaatttaaagcggggggggggggggggggggggagtgcatataacagatatgtcaaaagaaaatgattttaacgTGATCATACAACCATGACATTCCcgcatatttcatgaatatttaacgACTTAAatgaacaatatatttattttctaaggTTTCTACATGTTTTTAGCAAGAATATCGTGAGCGCACGTTTGCTTTAGTTATAACACAAGCAATTGCCTCGTGATACATTGGAACGCTCGCTCTACCGGACTCTTTCACCAGCCAATCCCACGGGATTCTGGAGATGCTATAACATTAAAACAATGAGTGTTAACCATACATTCAAAGATTAGGCtaataaaatttgatatactATAAAATTCTCAGCATTTTTGAAGTTATGAGACCTTGAACAATAAATTACACAATTGAAGATGTCAGCCTAAGGCGCCACATGCTAGAAGAGCGTTTCCCAATTCTCAGGTTCCACCAAAGCCTAAAGTTAatatgcaaagaaatatttttagttgATTTAAAGATAGGAAGAGCATCATTTTCATGCTAATGAAATGCAACAAACCGTAACATGGACAACTAATATATATTATCAAACTTTGATATCGCTTGATTTTTGTACATAGTTGTCACAGTATTTCTTAACAAGCACACACTCCTGAAATAAATACAGCACATGTGTAAACTACTGTAGTATAGAGTCGGCACTGATAGCATCTTAACAGCCGTTTCAGATAATTCTCTAACggatttgcacatttcatactatctcacCAACAGACttactcaaaccgagtctgctactatcTCACCAACAGACttactcaaaccgagtctgctactatcTCACCAACAGACttactcaaaccgagtctgctactatcTCACCAACAGACTTactcaaatcgagtctgctactATCTCACCAACAGACttactcaaaccgagtctgctactatcTCACCAACAGACttactcaaaccgagtctgctactttTTACAttgttgcgttttatgcttccgaaggataactttatagattttattgtcaACAGTTAGTAACAGTTTTGATGAAATACACACTCACTAGGTATATTTTTCACACTGTAATGGTCATACACATAACAAACCATAGCCTTTTAAAAATTGTTAGCCTAAAAACAGAAGTTATAGAAACATAGCCTTTGTATATTAACAAAATGTCACCGACTACCAAACGTttagctcattctatagaaataacgagtctttttgaattttgccaTTCTCCAATGtaataaatatacactttatttgttttatttctcaaatttatcaccgaaaaaaaaatgcaagtttatattaaaaactTAGCATGaatggcgaaaatctgacgtttataacaaaaataaatgcaGTTATTTGACCTTGGACCTTTTGTTGACGGTGACCTTGCCATGATCTTAAGAAGGCGACAGCTTCACCCACCCCCTGGCGAACATAAACAAAGagtgccatcaaaggcaatttctttGCCTCTTTTTTCGGACATATAGGCACACTGCTATCAACATTCGCGCTGACTTCGTACGACAGATTTGTGAAAACTCTTTATACATTTCGTGCGGTTTGTGTACGAAAAATCGTTCGTACATACTTCGTAGGCACacgttttgtgaaacaggccccTGGTTCttgcgctctgcacatcgcctAATCAGTAATATGCTTTAAGTTTAaggtcaataccttgaatggttaagaCTCAAActatgacggacagacagacggacaggctCGCATGCTATCTTATAATACGTCCGTTTTTTCCGAAAAGGGGATATAAATATCAAAGGAAGGGTAGTTAGTTTCTTGCTCTTTCGATTTGTTACAAATTAGAGGTAGCTGTGACCTTAATAAAAGCCCACAGAAAAACGTTTACTTTCCGTATCATTTAAAGGGTAGCACTATTTTATATACGTATTTTACATGTTAGCTTACCTTCTTATCGTTTAAGAATATAAGTTAAAACAAGTTTCACATTTCAGTCTCATCGATATGATTAACACATATTGTATTGGCGACGTAATAACAACGACTTGCAAGTGTTATAAGTTTAAACTAAATCAATAACCATTATATAGCATAAAAATGAATggtttaaaataacttttttgttttaagcCTAATTATTTTGTGGCTTAATGACAGTTGACATTGATTTGTTAAAGTAAATTGAATGCTTATACATGAAAAAGTACGTGAAAGCTGAAAGTAAAATTCTGCAATGTTCAAGTCAAttgtttttataatattgttgagtaatatattttttgaaatcgGTATAGTTTATGGAGGAACGGAAGCTGAAATGCGAGAACTTTTGTTTGCGAAACTGAACAGCAGTGACTACTCACCTAGGGTGAGGCCTATAAAAGACACCGGAAATACCTTAACTGTGAGTAAAACTAACAATATCTTGTAGATGTACATGTACGTTTTCATTTGCTTTTCTGACTATGAAGTAAATTCAAACTCAGTAACTTAGTTTGTCTATggcaatatttatcaatacaaaCATGCAGTCAGCAAGATTTGTGGAACAGTCATATACTGTGTTGGTCACgttgtaaacattaaaatgaaatgaatagaCGTTTGTTGCTTTCTCTTTTAAAATAATGACAGTTGAATATAATCTTGATGTATACTACTTGAAATACCACACAGaactgaaaaaagtattcaacacTAGCTAAtgctgataaaataattttatttttatagctgaCTGTAGATATGTATCTAGTTTCAATAAACCGTGTGGAAGAGGTGGAGCAGAAAATCACTACCACGGCTTACTTAAAAATTGTATGGTCCGACACGTTCATGACATGGGAGCCGACGGATTACGGAAATATTACAGAATTTTCGCTACCTCAAAATGAAATCTGGAAACCAGATATTGCGCTTGCGAATGCATACGATTCTATAACTGGTCTTGGCGATAAATTTATGTATGTAACAGTAAAATATGACGGAAAAATTACCTGGGAGCCGTTCCAAAGATTTGTCAGCATATGTTCtcttgaaatgaaatactttcCTTTTGATACACACCTGTGCAATATTCAAATGGCAACATGGTCAAGTACGAAACAAATGATCAATATTGTACCCGGAACTGATGGATTCAATATTGATTCATTCGAAGAAAATGCGAATTGGAACCTTTTGAATGTGTCTACCTTTGACTCATCTACGTTAGCAACATCTGGTTTAGCGTTTTCTATGACAATCAGACGTAAaccaattttctatattttgaacACCATTATTCCAGTCATATTGCTATCTGTTCTGAATAACTTTGTATTTGTATTGTCATGTAGCTCCGGTGAGAAGCTTAGTTTTGCTATTATACTATTTTTATCATTTGCAATATTTCTGTTGATTATCACAGAAATAATGCCTGAAGGTATTACCTCAATACCTGTAATTACTATTTATCTGATCCTTGAGAGCGTCTTCAGTACCTTCATTGTGTTAGTCTCAATCATACAACTCCGGCTTCACAACCGAGAAAATAAGAGCCCACTTCCAAAAGTATTTAAGCAGTACACAGaaacaatacaaaatataaaacgaCTAGTCTGCTTTGACGTGAACAAAACCGTTGGTGAGGCCGAAAAAGGGGATGATGTTCAAGTGAAAACACCTATAAATTCCATTGAGGAGACATTTCACGACACAAACCTTGAAACAAAGGCGAGAAACGATAAGGAACAGAAGAAAACATCAAATAACACTGAATGTAGTAATATTATAAAACGAAAACTGGTTTGTGGTGCAAACAAAGTTGATAGCATTGATGATACGTCGGATGATACCTGGAACAACCGATTAAGTCGTATGAGCGATAAAACAACTTTTAGATTGGCAGATATTCTTGGCAAATCGAACAAAGTTGAGCCCGATGCTTACTTTAACAAACCGACGCAAGTTGTATCGCTGTATGATCAAAATTTAGCTGTTGAGGATGTAGATGACAATGATATCACAAAACTGACATCTGCATCAGAAACAGTTTTTACGAGTCCGCGAACCAAACAGCTAACCTATAGTGAATCTGGAAGTGAAACATCTTCAGTCAAGTCCGAAGACAAAAAGACGACAGATGAAATCACATGGTCCGAGTTTGTACTTGCTCTTGACAACACGTTTTTTATATTGTTCATAATCATAAACACGATCACTACGGCCGTAACGTTTTTTGTTTCAATGGCCAATTAGTGAAATATTGTAGTTAACACTTTGTTATAAATATAATCGTTGATGAAGTTGATCTGTTTTTCGAATTAACAAATATTATGTATGATTTTGACTGACTGTCTTAATGTTGATCTGCTTTGTTTAGCTTTCATTTTCACAACCAGTTCATTCATCTTtagtatatgtatatagtatatgaACTGAATAGCATGCATGCTTATTCATGAAGTCGTTAAGTTTGTATAAATGTACATTACAGGATTAGACATTATGATGACTGtagagttgttgttttttttttcatatttatctaTGCTTAAAAACGTTCCGGAATGgattaaaaatgataaagaatcTTCAACATTTGGGCTCTGATTCTTGGTGTTGCACATGAAATGTCGTCTAGTTggtaattctttgaatatttgaatGTCTGTCCATGAATAAAAAACCAAATTGATAGGACAAAATTACCTCGCACATTAGATGGAATTTTACAgctatttgaattgttacttttatgaataaaattttgttattgttaatagttgctggtttgtttctCTGTTACTTTTACATACTGTAACAAGCAATTGATACCCTTTGACGTAACATCGGTTACAAATGTTTCAATTTTACACtgaaaaacactgaaaaaaaatcttatgtcttccaaatgtattaattttactTGCTACTGCTATTGAAGAATTTTTAATTGTTAGATGTTCCAACGTAAATAGTGGCTTAAAGGTATGCAGAAATGTTTGTAAGCTTGAAGGTTCACGTGTAACTATACATCTCTGACGATGACTGTTTGGTTACCGTAAAGGCATCATTTCTTGATAGTAAACAGCTGAAACAAGTCATAGTTTTATAAAATGTCATGAGTTTTTAAGGCTATGATGTTTTTTAATAACGTTCGGGATTTTTTGCCAGGCTTGAGGGATATTACAAAAcacattacctctcgtgaacagactaaATCACAACAGCAGTATGCACGGTCATTTTGGGTCATGGAGTGCAATAGATTTTAACTTAAGCTGGAGCCTGAGGGGTGTTGTACATTGGTACTCGTCTCCATTATAGTTCAGTTGTCTATAAGTACTAAATTTAAAAGCAATTCTGTAAAACTCTCGACGAGAATGTGTCTAGAAGAATTGTTCAAGTTTTAAAATGCGATctgtaaatttttaaatatgaGCACTAAATTGGATAATTATCAACATCATCTAAAGACTATAAACAAGTTTAATGCTGATGATCATTACATCAGCTATTATTGTATCATACCGGCAAAAAAGAGACCAAGCACTTTTTCAACAAAAACAATTCATATCTTGTCCCTCTATCGGACTATACCATTTTGATCGTATACTCCAACGCTGCAAGGTTACTAAATCGTCTTTCACTTTTACATTACCCGTGTAACCAGTTGATTCGTTCCATTGACATACGTCCTTGGGCGTTTATTCCCCAGATGGAATTGAGTCGAGGCGGATCACGTAGCTCGAGTAAAATGCTCTGACACCGGGAACCGGAAGTGGAGTTTTACAGCCTTGTTTACGGCGCTTGTTTACATTATCGACGGGGGTAAaccaacatttctacaaaagtagtgtaatttcttcatttaaataacattttatttggtCATAAATTTATCACGTATTTATTTCGCTACGATGTTTCTTTAGCATTGAAGTTGTACCTTCTCATTTAGCCATATTAAttgttctcgcattgttcgcGGTCCTCCCGATTAGGAGGTGGTGTGAAATTTTGACCAGAGAACAATGTTCGTGTTATTAGGGCGATTTTGTCTTGGGTCGGACATAGAAGAACAAAACGAACGAAGCTCCCAAGGACGCCCCAGTATATGATATGCAAACAATTTATCGTCAGATAATGTAATATAGGGCCGTGCTCTGGAAAGACATCATGAAATGTTCATAATCAAAATGAAATCAATATTTCACGATGCAATGTTAAGACTGACAGTGGGTTAGCGGAATGGGAtccagtttatatacatgtaagtagtgTGTGTAGTGTTAAAAACCAAACACAAGCTCGTGAcctacattttcaaaaaatacttcTGTTAATTCACGTATAGCACAGATTTATTAACAGATTACTAGTGGACAACTTAAAGCCTTctgaattaatgttttcacaagttCATCAGCAAACTTATTCAGTAAAtctttttcagtatagttttaaaaacacagATAAATAACAAACTTTGAATGCAACTgctaaattaatttaataaaatgttcagACATTGAACAAAATTTCATGGCCTAACGTACACCATTGTCATTTTGTAGCTCTCATTCTTTTATGCAAATCATATATTACTGTCATGGAAAAACGAaatattacagttattttgtggtggtTCTTCATGCAATGCAGACATCCTCGAAGGACTAACTTGACTATTTAGCACAAATGTATAGTAACTCAAAACAGTAAATTTCTTTGTAACGCAAACCCCatagaaataaaaactaaaataatgaaGAACTACAAATGAAACATACAATTATTCCATTTAGTGAAAATTCCTTTGGTTACACTCCTGATGAAGTTAAATCGTTTTGGGGCATCTGTGGCCGAGCAGTTaatgtcactgactttgaatcacttgccactaaTCGATGTGGTCTCGAGCTTTgttcggggcgttaaattcttcaagGGAGGAAGCCTTCCAGTTGATTTGAGGAAGGCTGTGGTACCTGCTTGTGATGAAGTATTGCACGGAGGGGGGgttttcttccaccatcaaaggtTGGAGAGTCACCAAATGACCTTTGATTTTGTCAGTGTAACGTtaacttcccccccccccccccccccaccaaaaaaaatgtaaaaagcaaatgaaataaaataagaatacaaaataaaaatcggCTTATTTTAACTGTAACTGTTAATAGATgcacatgtttatttttcaaagaatAGTCAGTATCGGAAACAGTTAACTGACACAAAGTTTTAAATGGCTTTTGATACATTGGCTTGTTTTACTGCACCTTTTAGGCAGTCACGAAAGTCTGCATAAATGTACATGACCAATTAACCGAAGTGTAGAATAAATACATTCTTATATATCTAGTATCAGAATGAAGTGTATCGGTTGAGGCTATTTAGATCAACCCTCAATGAagcaaaaactgaaatattaaaaaagacaaaaaaagcaaatattttcttactgtaaagtatttaaaaatatctatatatcaGTGCATCCGGTTATCATAAACAGAATAAAAGGATAGGTACTGTCTAATTACCGAAtcattaaaaaatagaaattaagaaACTAGCATGTTCATCTGTAACAGTAAACATCAAGACATAGTTCTTATTAGTTACGAGTATGTTTTTATTGAAGGCATCCTGAAAGTTTACGCAGACATAATCTTTGTAAAATAGTAGTTTTCTCATCTGCCTATCATTGGCAAATTCAAACTCATGTACGGTGACTTCTCTCCATCAGAGTGTTATCTGTTTATCAGCAgtgtttcaaaaataattcagttttattatAACTTTGGTAGATCCAGTGAATCTTGTTGCTTGCCCCATGTGACTACCAACTCTGAGGAGAAAATATTCCTCTCAAACGTTTGTGTTGAAATGAGGCTGCTGGTAAACATGTGCTGTCCTTGAATTTCTTGAAAATGTTCGCTAAAGCTACTTAAACATTTTGGCTCGGAATCAATTAAGTCGAAAttacgagggttgatccaaaagtaatgtcactggagCTATAAAAATCTGTAtaatgaaagaaaacaacaaaaattcctATCAAAGTGCCTATTTGCAATATATTTCGAAATAGCATAAAAAATTGATTACTaatcaaaatatgaaatggaCAGAAAGAATAGAAACGAAGATCGCTGCACGTCTCTGACGTTATTGACGTCAAAAATTAATTGATGTGTGTGTGTCGATAAGCAGAAATTAACTGATGTGTGTGTCGATAAGCAATAACATGTCTAAGCGGTACGTGACAAACATTATACAATGATATTTAAGGTAGTAGGGCCATAATATCAATTAGCAATCTACGTAATCTACAGATGCGTTGACCGACATTTACGACCAAAGAATGCCGAGTGGTGAGTAATCACATGTAAATTACACATTGACAATCTAAAGTTGATGCTTTATAGGTACGATTAGAAATAAAGCttaattacatatattttacCAAAGATTGCCGGTTTACATAATGGAACATACTACACGGGAACTTTTACAAACAAACGCCACTACAAATCGAATAAATGTAACTTATACATAAATCTAAGATTTCTTCTACGAAAAATTGCTTTCTGACTTTTGAAAAATCATACAGAAAGAAGGCGACATGTCCCGTTAACATACTacaaagatttttatttcataaaattctcTGCTGCTGCAGGTTAATTCTTAATGTTATGAATGTGCAGCAAGTAATGTATTCAATTCAATTAAAGTAAAGAAGAACAGTTGAAAAAAGTGTTATCTGAAGGCATGCAGACTTTTGTAGATTAATAATCAATTAGAAAATTTATATTCAAAACACAATTTCAGTTGTTGGTAATTGTAATGCGATTTTTGTATTTGCGTCATAGCACATCAAGAGGTTATGGTTTAGTTATTCTTCTTTTGTTTCAAGTTCATAAAACATGAAATCCGACACTGTTAAACTTGAAAGATAAAAACTAACACTTTTAAAGGCAATGTTCTAAAAAGCGCAAGTAATGAATGTTTATAGCTTATAGATTTCACGCAAAATGTTAAGGATATGTTTATTTGTGATGTTGATGTACACTTTGTATATCCAAACTAGTATAGTGATAGGAGGGACTGAAGCTGAAATGCGGGCCCTTCTGGTGGCGAAGCTAAACAGCAGCGATTATTCACCGAGAGTTCGGCCTATCAAAGACACCGGCAACATACTGAGTGTGAGtaggttttgtttttcatttttactaacATTCTTAAcgaaattcaatgaaaaataattactCTTAAGAAGCACCAAACGTATCCAAGCAAACAGACAGCATACTCTGCCCATAAGATTTAATTGAATGCGCACCTCCACCCGCGCGCCCCTACTACCGATTATCTCAACATTAAAGCAGCGttgtaaagaataaaaaaaaacctaaatTCATTTTCCGTggtcattttattatattatagaaCATTTACTATTGAATTAAAGACCCCTTATTATATTAATTTGTATAAATTCGAAAGCTGAAAGTAAACATTACCCTCTTACACATTAATTGAAGCATTTGTATGCGCGTACGAATGAAAAAAGGCTTATTAAAAGGATTAAAAAAGGCTTCCATTGAATGGATTAagtaatatatgtatttatttcactTGTTTGACAGCTTGTCGTCGACATGTACTTGGTAGCTATCAACGGCGTTGATGAAGTTGAGCAGAAAATTACGACGACGGCGTATATGAAGATTGTATGGTCAGACAGCTTCATGACCTGGACCCCGACTGACTATGGCAATATTACACAATTCACAATTCCACAGGATAATATCTGGAAACCTGATCTTGCTCTTGCTAATGCTTACGACACGATTACTGGCCTTGGGGACACTTTTATGTACCTCACAATAACAAATGACGGCAACATCACATGGGAGCCTTTTCAAGTATTCGACAGCACGTGTAACATTGATATGACTTACTTCCCATTTGATTCACAATCATGTGATATACAGCTAGTCACGTGGTCTAGCACAAGAGAAATGATTAACATTGTCACCGGAAGTGACGGATTCAATATCGATGCTTACGAGGAAAACGCTAACTGGTACCTTTCAAGCGTATCTACAAAAGACTCATCAACCGCTTCCACGTCTGGGTTGTCGTTCACTATAAATATAAAACGTAAACC comes from the Mercenaria mercenaria strain notata chromosome 9, MADL_Memer_1, whole genome shotgun sequence genome and includes:
- the LOC123547809 gene encoding acetylcholine receptor subunit alpha-like, which codes for MFKSIVFIILLSNIFFEIGIVYGGTEAEMRELLFAKLNSSDYSPRVRPIKDTGNTLTLTVDMYLVSINRVEEVEQKITTTAYLKIVWSDTFMTWEPTDYGNITEFSLPQNEIWKPDIALANAYDSITGLGDKFMYVTVKYDGKITWEPFQRFVSICSLEMKYFPFDTHLCNIQMATWSSTKQMINIVPGTDGFNIDSFEENANWNLLNVSTFDSSTLATSGLAFSMTIRRKPIFYILNTIIPVILLSVLNNFVFVLSCSSGEKLSFAIILFLSFAIFLLIITEIMPEGITSIPVITIYLILESVFSTFIVLVSIIQLRLHNRENKSPLPKVFKQYTETIQNIKRLVCFDVNKTVGEAEKGDDVQVKTPINSIEETFHDTNLETKARNDKEQKKTSNNTECSNIIKRKLVCGANKVDSIDDTSDDTWNNRLSRMSDKTTFRLADILGKSNKVEPDAYFNKPTQVVSLYDQNLAVEDVDDNDITKLTSASETVFTSPRTKQLTYSESGSETSSVKSEDKKTTDEITWSEFVLALDNTFFILFIIINTITTAVTFFVSMAN